The following are encoded together in the Lathyrus oleraceus cultivar Zhongwan6 chromosome 3, CAAS_Psat_ZW6_1.0, whole genome shotgun sequence genome:
- the LOC127131701 gene encoding uncharacterized protein LOC127131701, producing MRKKSYPYCSFQYPSFYYSSSDDKHTPNNHNHNAEKQKHACHVCSKHFSSNKALNGHMRIHKKDKKGIPHDEDQFQCQLSSAEYIPEKSHNCSKRKNAINTIENDRCDKKRLKLCESMTNEKIKEQPVTPSTGHVSNVDETTKIKVKDN from the coding sequence ATGAGGAAGAAGAGTTACCCATATTGTTCTTTTCAATATCCATCATTTTATTATTCTTCTTCTGATGATAAACACACACCAAATAATCACAATCACAATGCTGAGAAACAGAAACATGCATGTCATGTTTGCAGTAAGCATTTTTCATCCAacaaagctttgaatggacacATGAGAATACACAAAAAAGATAAAAAGGGTATTCCTCACGATGAAGATCAATTTCAATGTCAACTTAGTTCAGCAGAATATATTCCAGAAAAATCGCATAACTGCAGCAAGAGGAAGAATGCTATCAATACTATTGAAAACGATCGTTGCGACAAGAAAAGGCTGAAACTTTGCGAAAGTATGACTAATGAGAAGATCAAGGAACAACCTGTGACGCCAAGTACCGGTCATGTTAGCAACGTTGATGAAACAACTAAGATCAAAGTGAAGGATAATTAG